From the Solanum lycopersicum chromosome 10, SLM_r2.1 genome, one window contains:
- the LOC101246675 gene encoding pollen-specific leucine-rich repeat extensin-like protein 3, which yields MTVPPNIKALGCFFLLILLNLVSSSYALTNDEVASIARRQLISGTGDLPNIVEYEKNIDLKFENPRLKRAYIALQAWKKAIYSDPSKFTSNWEGANVCAYNGVFCDKALDDPNINVVAGIDLNNADIAGHLPVEIGFLADVSLVHINSNRFCGIIPKSINNLKLLDEIDFSNNRFVGPFPKIVLELPKLNFLDIRFNDFEGPVPSELFDKNLDAIFLNNNRFVSTIPPNIGNSNASVVVLANNRFHGCIPHSIGKMENTLDELVFTNNNLSGCVTEEISKLKSLKVFDISKNKFVGSLPRGLELMQKVEVLDIASNMFRGEIPKAICTLPNLANFTFSYNYFENLDEGCAPPLPRNPVLDDKENCLKGKPGQRSEKDCQSVLSKIVDCSKDKCRSNGEGPAPKDPKTPMPPKKTPSTPKPPKTNPPKHVPSPKPKSPPVQSPPTPVASPPPPVPSPKPKPSPVQPPPTPVPSPKPMPPPVHSPPLPVSSPPPSVPSPKPMPPPVHSPPPPVSSPPPPVPSPKPMPPPVHSPPPPASSPPPPVHSPPPPVSSPPPPVHSPPPPTSSPPPPVHSPPPPVPSPPPPVHSPPPPTSSPPPPVHSPPPPISSPPPPVPSPKPMPPPVHSPPPPVSSPPPPVPSPKPVPPPVHSPPPPVSSPPPPPVFSPPPPKPVQSPPPAPLASPPPPVFEDVVLPPNLGSIYASPPPPIFPGY from the coding sequence atgaCAGTTCCTCCAAACATAAAGGCCTTAGGTtgcttttttcttcttattcttctcaATCTTGTATCATCTTCCTATGCATTAACTAATGATGAAGTAGCTTCCATTGCGCGTCGACAACTCATTTCTGGTACTGGTGATCTTCCTAATATAGTTGAATATGAGAAgaatattgacttgaaatttgaaaatccTAGGCTTAAGAGGGCTTACATTGCTCTTCAAGCATGGAAGAAGGCGATTTACTCAGATCCTTCAAAATTCACTAGTAATTGGGAGGGTGCTAATGTTTGTGCATATAATGGTGTCTTTTGTGATAAAGCACTTGATGATCCTAACATCAATGTTGTTGCTGGGATTGATCTTAATAACGCAGACATCGCGGGGCATCTTCCCGTGGAGATTGGTTTCCTAGCTGATGTTAGTCTTGTTCATATCAATTCTAATAGATTTTGTGGAATAATCCCTAAGAGTATTAACAATCTTAAGCTTTTAGACGAGATTGATTTTAGTAATAACCGTTTTGTAGGGCCATTTCCTAAGATTGTCTTGGAGTTGCCTAAACTTAACTTCCTTGATATTAGGTTTAATGATTTTGAAGGGCCAGTTCCTTCTGAACTATTCGATAAGAATCTTGATGCCATCTTCTTAAACAATAACCGATTTGTTTCCACTATACCTCCAAATATTGGAAATTCTAATGCCTCTGTGGTGGTTTTGGCGAACAATAGGTTCCACGGTTGCATTCCTCATAGTATTGGTAAAATGGAGAACACATTAGATGAGCTTGTTTTCACAAATAACAATCTCTCTGGTTGTGTGACCGAAGAGATATCTAAGCTCAAGAGCCTAAAGGTGTTTGACATTAGCAAAAATAAATTCGTAGGATCCTTGCCTAGAGGTTTGGAATTGATGCAAAAAGTGGAAGTACTTGATATTGCATCTAACATGTTTAGAGGAGAAATTCCAAAGGCTATTTGTACCTTACCAAATTTGGCTAATTTTACATTCTcttacaattattttgaaaactTGGATGAAGGTTGTGCACCACCACTTCCAAGAAATCCAGTGTTAGATGATAAGGAAAATTGTCTAAAAGGAAAACCAGGCCAGAGGAGTGAGAAAGATTGTCAATCTGTTTTAAGTAAAATTGTAGATTGTAGTAAAGATAAATGTAGATCTAACGGTGAAGGACCAGCCCCAAAGGACCCAAAAACCCCTATGCCACCCAAGAAAACCCCTTCAACCCCTAAACCACCAAAGACTAACCCACCCAAACATGTACCAAGTCCAAAACCAAAGTCACCACCAGTTCAGTCCCCACCAACACCCGTGGCATCACCTCCACCCCCAGTGCCAAGTCCAAAACCAAAACCTTCTCCAGTTCAGCCCCCACCAACTCCCGTGCCAAGTCCCAAACCAATGCCACCTCCCGTCCACTCTCCACCACTACCAGTGTCATCACCTCCACCATCAGTGCCAAGCCCAAAACCAATGCCCCCTCCAGTTCACTCTCCACCACCACCAGTGTCATCACCTCCACCTCCGGTTCCAAGTCCAAAACCAATGCCCCCTCCCGTCCATTCCCCACCACCACCAGCTTCATCACCCCCACCTCCAGTTCATTCCCCACCACCACCAGTATCATCACCTCCACCTCCAGTTCACTCCCCTCCACCACCGACTTCATCACCTCCACCTCCTGTCCATTCCCCACCACCACCAGTACCATCACCTCCACCTCCAGTCCACTCCCCACCACCACCGACTTCATCACCTCCACCTCCAGTCCATTCCCCACCACCACCAATATCATCACCTCCACCTCCAGTGCCAAGTCCAAAACCAATGCCACCTCCAGTTCATTCCCCACCACCACCAGTCTCATCACCTCCACCTCCAGTTCCAAGTCCAAAACCAGTGCCACCTCCAGTTCATTCCCCACCACCACCAGTCTCATCACCTCCTCCTCCTCCCGTCTTTTCTCCTCCTCCACCCAAACCTGTTCAATCACCACCTCCTGCTCCTTTGGCATCTCCCCCTCCACCTGTATTCGAGGATGTTGTCCTTCCTCCAAACTTGGGCTCAATTTATGCCTCACCACCTCCACCAATTTTCCCTGGTTACTAA